From one Cyanobacterium stanieri PCC 7202 genomic stretch:
- a CDS encoding 4-cresol dehydrogenase (hydroxylating) (PFAM: FAD binding domain; FAD linked oxidases, C-terminal domain~COGs: COG0277 FAD/FMN-containing dehydrogenase~InterPro IPR006094:IPR016166~KEGG: sus:Acid_2038 FAD linked oxidase domain-containing protein~PFAM: FAD linked oxidase domain protein~SPTR: FAD linked oxidase domain protein), whose amino-acid sequence MKEQNAIAQWTDTLGSDNIVTEESVLEIKATATYSTSNRIYAVLKPKNVEQVQECVKIANENQVAIYPISSGKNWGYGSKVPTANGCALMELSGMNNIFDLNEELGYVTIEAGVTQRQLYQFLQEQKSQLWLDCNASCVDSTLVGNTMERGFGHTPYGDHFAHICGLEVVLPTGEIIHTGFGKFANAKASPVYRWGLGPYLDGLFTQSNLGIVTKMTVWLMPQPEYFEAFFFSIAEESQLEPLIDALRPLRLDGTIKSAVHIGNNYKVLCALTQYPWEESQGKTPLPDEVLNKFTQEWDIGAWNGSGGIYGTRRQVAEAKRLIRNALKGKVKRLQFLNDNTIKLADGIAKPWQNLTGSHLPELLNLMHPVYGLMKGVPTNTQLASTYWRKKTPVPKNPDPDRDGCGLIWCAPVAPLGGKYAQEINQIVRETLLKYGFEPQQSMTLLTERVLDCIITIGYDRDVEGEDQKALDCYQELMDKLNDAGYYPYRLGIHSMNTMKKGEESYNQLLRNLKIALDPNNIISPKRYIV is encoded by the coding sequence GAAGAATCAGTCTTAGAGATTAAAGCAACTGCTACTTACTCTACCAGCAACAGAATTTATGCTGTTTTAAAACCGAAAAATGTTGAGCAAGTGCAAGAATGTGTGAAAATAGCCAATGAAAATCAAGTAGCCATTTACCCCATCAGTAGTGGTAAAAATTGGGGCTATGGTTCCAAAGTACCCACAGCAAACGGTTGTGCCTTAATGGAATTATCTGGGATGAATAACATCTTCGATCTTAACGAAGAGTTGGGTTATGTGACCATCGAAGCGGGAGTCACCCAGCGTCAACTATACCAATTTTTGCAAGAACAAAAGTCGCAACTTTGGTTAGATTGCAATGCCTCTTGTGTTGATAGTACTTTGGTGGGAAACACCATGGAAAGGGGGTTCGGTCATACTCCCTACGGCGATCATTTTGCTCATATTTGTGGTTTAGAGGTTGTTTTGCCCACAGGAGAAATTATCCATACAGGTTTTGGCAAATTTGCTAATGCCAAAGCCTCCCCAGTATATCGATGGGGTTTAGGTCCTTATTTAGACGGACTCTTTACCCAATCTAACCTGGGAATAGTCACTAAAATGACCGTTTGGTTAATGCCCCAACCAGAATATTTTGAAGCCTTTTTCTTTAGCATAGCCGAAGAAAGTCAACTAGAACCGTTGATTGATGCTCTACGTCCTCTCAGACTAGATGGCACTATAAAAAGTGCAGTCCATATTGGCAATAACTACAAAGTTTTATGTGCCTTAACTCAATACCCTTGGGAAGAAAGTCAGGGAAAAACCCCCCTACCAGATGAGGTATTAAACAAATTTACCCAAGAATGGGATATTGGGGCATGGAATGGTTCAGGAGGAATTTATGGTACTAGAAGACAAGTAGCAGAAGCCAAAAGATTAATTCGTAATGCTCTGAAAGGAAAGGTCAAAAGATTACAGTTTTTAAATGACAATACCATTAAACTTGCTGATGGTATAGCTAAACCTTGGCAAAATTTAACAGGTTCTCATTTACCAGAACTATTAAATTTAATGCACCCCGTTTACGGCTTAATGAAAGGAGTACCTACTAATACTCAGTTAGCCAGTACATATTGGAGAAAAAAAACTCCTGTTCCTAAAAATCCAGATCCAGATAGAGACGGTTGTGGACTGATTTGGTGTGCCCCTGTTGCTCCCTTGGGAGGAAAATATGCTCAAGAAATTAATCAAATCGTCAGGGAAACTTTGCTCAAATATGGATTTGAGCCACAACAGTCCATGACTCTGTTAACAGAAAGAGTTTTGGACTGTATTATAACTATTGGTTATGATCGGGATGTGGAGGGAGAAGATCAAAAAGCTCTTGACTGTTATCAAGAGTTGATGGATAAATTAAATGATGCTGGTTATTATCCTTATCGCTTAGGTATTCATTCCATGAATACCATGAAAAAAGGTGAGGAAAGTTATAATCAGTTATTGAGAAATTTGAAAATTGCTCTTGATCCTAATAATATTATATCTCCCAAGCGTTATATTGTTTAA